CTAAAGGTAGGGCTTTTCCCTATCCGGTGTGGTCAGCGAAGCAGCGAGTTAAACAAGCATTGAGGCGGCTGACTAAGCGTAATCGTGGTGTATCCGAAGACCAAATAATGGCAGAGATTCGTCAAAAGATGCGCGGTTGGTTGCAGTATTACAGCTTGGGTAGAATGAAGCGGTTCATCACGGAATTAGATGCGTGGCTGCGGTCACGTATTCGCCAGTACATTTGGAAACAATGGAAGAAAGCCAAAACTAGAGAGAACAACTTGAGCGGATTAGGATTTACGAAAGATGAAGCTAAGCTATCCGCTAACACGCGTAAAGGGTACTGGCGGACAGCGCATAGTAAAACGCTGTGCCGTACCCTAACTAACAAAGAGCTGGAACGTCGTGGACTCATTAACTTGAGTCAGACGCTCCAGCAAATTCAGAGTGCTTAAATTATTGAACCGCCGTATACGGAACCGTACGTACGGTGGTGTGAGAGGACGGTAACTTACAATTACCTCCTACTCGATTGTTAATGCTTGACCTAAAGGCAGCACCAGCCTATATTACTTTAGTATAAGGGGCTAAGCTGTATTTAACGCTTTTTACCTTGATTACGGAATAGGAGCGATTATATAGATGACAACAATTAAAACCATTGAAATTGATCAGGGTCAGTTTATTGACGGACAAAAAGAAAGTGAGTTAGCGCAAGGCCACGATTTACTCGTAAAGGTTGCGGCAGTTTCACTTAATCCAGTTGATCTAAAGCATGTAGCGACTTTTAAAGCTGGTGATCTGCGCATCGTTGGTTATGATAGTGTGGGTACGGTGATCGGTGTCGGTGAGCAGGTGACTGATTTTCAAATTGGTGATCAAGTTTACTATGCCGGGACGACCACGCGTGATGGCAGTTTTCAGGAAGCACAATTGATCGATGAACGGTTAGTTGCCAAAAAGCCGGCACAACTGGCGGTTGCGGAAGCGGCGGCTTTTCCGCTAGTTAGTTTAACAGCGTACGAATTATTGTTTGAAAAATTTAATTTTATTGCTCAAGCTGGTGCGAATAAAGGTAAATCAATCCTACTCGTCAACGGTGCTGGTGGCGTTGGTTCGGTGGCTAGTCAATTGGCTAAATGGGCAGGGTTAACCGTATATGCGACTGCTAGTCCGCGTAATTTTGATTGGTTGACCCAGCATGGCGTGGATGTTCCAGTTGATTATCATGCGGGACAACCGAATAGTTTAGAGCAATTTGCTGATAACCAATTCGATGCCATTGCGGTATTTTATAGCATTGAAAGTTATCTACCGCGGATGGTCGAGCTGGCTAAACCTTTTGGACATATTGGTACGATCGTCGGCACACAAAAGCCGATTGATATCGCACTATTGAAAAATAAGGCGTTATCCTTTGATTGGGAGTTTATGTTTACCAAAGCACGCGAGCAATACCGCATGGCTAGTCAAGGCCAGATTCTCAGTCAAATAACTGATCTACTAGCTGCTGGTGATTTAAAATCGATCACAACTAAAACTTATCAAGGCTTAAATGCTGCTAATTTAAATGCCGCCAGTGAATTACTTGCTGCTGGCCATACGGTTGGTAAAATCACCTTGATTGTATAGTAGAGATGCTCACCTTAGGGCTTATCCTAGGTGAGCATTTTTTAGACTTGATCATAAGCATAACATGCTGCAAAGTTTAGTTGCTGATAGCGAGATGCTACTATTAGGGTAGGAATGAGAGTCCCCTTATTGGAAGGAGTCGATCAAACATGGTATTAGAAATAATCACGCTACCGGCACAGATCATTATTGGGTTAGAAGCGGTGGTTCCGGTGACTGATTTAGCAGGGATGAGTGAAGCTAAGACTGAGTTGATTGCCAAATTAAAGGCGGAACAGGCAGCTTTGACTTCCACTGCAGTTGATGATGAGTTTTATGGGGTTAATTTTGCAACGGATGAGTAGAATTATTTAGTTGGTGTCAAAGTAGCGATGACTGATCCATTGGAGACCAATTATTTGGTGGCTGCTGGTTTGTATGCTGTATTTACAACTACAATTAAGCAGCGAGCAGCGGCTGATCAATTTATTGCTGATGCCTATGGGATTTTAGCACAGTCAGCCGAATATGTAGTGGCGGCCAATCATAATTTAGAGGTGATCACGCCACTGATCACTGGAACGGGCGCTTTTCGTCTCTATATTCCGGTTGCCGCTAAATAGCAGCAAACAAAAAAGTCACCGACTATTTTGTGGATGGCTTTTTCGCGGTGCGCTCGGCATGGGCGTCAGCTAGACGGTGAAAGTCCGTTGCGGGCCGTAGTAGTCGGAACCGCTAGCCAAGGGCAAGGGTGTCCATCGCGAGGTGGAATCTGAAGGAAGCCTGATGAGCAAAGTACCGCACCGATGAACAAGAAGCAGCTATAAGGCCGAAGATGACTGGATAAGGTGGCTACACACACTAAAGTCCAATACTACTCGAAGTCATGACGGTAAAGCTGACGGTGACATGTTACGAAAGTTGACGTTCTTATCCGGGGAGGCCTGCTAGTCAAGTTATAGCGCGACGGAATATGGCAAACCCAGCAGTGATGGTGGGCTGAGATTAGCAGGAGTCAGCCGAGGTCATAGTAAGTCTATCTTTGGTAGACCGAAGGGCTGAACAATAGTAAATCAACTGAGATTATGGAGGTGACAATAGTGCGAAAATCGCAGAAAACAGAATTAGCTGACTACCGACAGAGGAATAGGCTGGAAGCCAAAGGTTATGCCGGAGCGCGTAGTACTATTGGCGGTGAAGTAAATCAGTTGGTTGGTGAAACCAAATTAATGGACGCTATCTTGAAACGTAACAACCTGAATGACGCCTATCTGCGGATTAAGCGAAATAAAGGTGTTGCGGGAATTGATGGTATGTCGATTAAGGCGATGTTACCTTACCTAAAGGAACACCGCGAGTCGCTAATTGAAGCAGTTAGAACGGGCCATTATCAGCCTAAGCCAGTCAAACGGGTACGAATCCCGAAACCGAATGGTGGGCAGCGTAAGCTGGGCATTCCTACGGTTATTGATCGGTTACGGCAACAAGCGGTGGCGCAAGTTTTGAATCGAATCTACGAACCAAAGTTTATCGATAATAGTTATGGCTTTCGCCCACAACGCAGTGCGCATCAGGCGCTATTACGTGCCTGTCGGTACTACAATGAGGGCTACAAAGTAGTCGTGGACTTGGATATGAAACAATACTTTGACACGGTGAATCACGATAAGTTAATGGCAATTCTAGCACGAGATATTCATGAATCAATGGTTCTACGGCTCATTCGCCGCTTTCTGACCAGCGGTATCATGGTCAACCAACTGCTCATTGCCAATGAACAAGGTACACCACAAGGTGGCAATTTGTCGCCGTTGTTAGCGAATATTTACCTAAATGAATTTGACCAACTGCTTAAAGCGCGGGGCCATAAATTTGTGCGTTACGCCGATGACTGTAATATTTATGTCAAAAGTAAACGTGCGGGTACGCGCGTGTTAGCCAGTTGTACCAAGTACCTAGAGGGCAAACTGAAACTAACCGTCAACCAAGTAAAGAGTATCGTTGGCAGTCCAACTAAACAGAAGTTTTTAGGTTTCTGTATTTCACCGACTAAGCAGGGAGCGCGGTTGCGCCCCCATCGCCAAGCCAAGTTACGAATCAAGGCTAAACTAAAGCAAATCACCAAACGTAATCGCGGTCGTAGTCTTGACTTGATTATGCACGAAGTTCGCCAAGTAATGACTGGCTGGCTCAACTATTATGGCATTGGTCGCATGAAGGAGTTTATCCATGGGCTGAATCAGTGGCTCAAGCACCGATTGCGCCAATATGCTTGGAAACAGTGGAAGAAGATTGGTACGAAAATTGTCAATTTGATCAAACTAGGTATTTCCAGACACGATGCCTGGATTTGGGCCAATACCCGTAAGGGCTACTGGGCCATAAGTGGTCACGGTGTCGTCAACTATTCGATGAAAAACGAAGTGCTCGCCCGTTGGGGATATCAAGATATCGCCCAACAGTACGAGCACATTCACTCAAACTATTGAACCGCCGTATACGGAACCGTACGTACGATGGTGTGAGAGGACGGTAATTGAACTAATCAATTACTTCCTACTCGATTCTATAGACTATGAAGAAAATTTAAGTTATTTACCTGGTTGGTAGTCAGGATCAATGACCAAAATTGGCTTGATCGTTTTGCCGCTGATGGAATCAGCGTTAGCTTGGTTGATTTCTGCAAACTTGTAGAACTTTTCAGTTTTATCGAAGTCAAACATTCCTTGACGATAAAATTCAAGTAAACGTGGGATATCAATTTGTGGAATTGAATCGCCCATGTTAACACCAATCACAGATTTGTCATCAACACAAAGATCATTCCAAGTGTCAACATCAATGTGGTGTGCAGTAACGGCGATACATGCAGAGACACCGCCTTGTGCCAATGCTTTAATAGAAGATTCCATTACGGCAGTGACCCCAGTTGTATCAACTGCATAAGTGACCCCATGACCGTTTGTCAGTGCTTTGATAGCTGCAACTGGATCTTCATTTTTACTGTTGATCGTGTTAGTTGCGCCTAATTCCTTAGCCAAGGCCAAACGTTCGTCAACGATATCAACGGCGATAACGCGAGTACAACCAGAGATCCGGCCGGCCATCATGGCAGCCAAACCGACGGCACCAGTACCGAAGACCGCGATCGTATCACCAGGACGTGGTTGTAGTGTGTTCAAAACGGTACCACTACCAGTGACGTAACCACAGCCTAAAGGTCCTAATTTCCGTAGGTCTAGATCCTTAGGAACTTTGACTGCATTACGTTCCCGAACAACCGTGGTCGTGGTGAATGAAGACTGATCGAACATATCAGCAATTTTTTCACCATTTTCAGTAAAGTGTGCAGTTCCATCAGGGCGGACACCGGAAAGGTTGTTATCCGCATAATGTAAACATTGAGTTGGGATACCTTTTAGACAATTTTCACAATTGCCGCAAGCATAAAACGACATGATCACATGATCACCAGGCTTGAAGTTTTGTACATGGGAGCCGACTTTTTCAACGATCCCAGAACCTTCATGGCCGAGAATGATCGGGTAACCAATTGTAGCATCACCTTTACGCAATGCTTCATCAGAATGGCAAACACCACTTGCTACCATGTGGACTTGAATATCGTCGTCTTGCATTTCCGCAAGTTCGATATCATTCTTCATTGTGAATTGTGCACCTTGTTTATCAACAACAGCTGCCTGAATTTTCAATATATGTCACTCCTTGATGGACTAAATTTGTTTTCATTGAGAATTATTTCACATAAATATTACGAATGCAATCACTCAAGGACTGATTAAGCTAAGTGGTGAAGATATGATAACGTTATCTAATTTATAAAGCGCTTTATAATAGCTGCTTCATGAAACTGACAGCATCTATTCATAATTTTTAGTATCATATATACATATTAACAGTTATTTGCTGGCCTGTTTGCGTGCAGCACTGGGCATGATATGGTATTGCTTTTTATATTTATCATAGAAAAAATTTTTGTTTGAAATCCCAACTTTCTCAATAATATCAGTGATCGGTAGGGTCGTTGAAGTGATCAAAGTATGGGCTTGGATCATGCGTTCTTGTGTTAATGCTTCAGAAAAGGTTTTGCCAACCTCTTGTTTAAAGATATTGCTCAAATAGTTCTTATTATAATTATATTTCCGAGCAATTTTATCTAAAGTAATATTTTGGTAGTTCTGAATGATGTCACGTAGGATCTTGATCATTAACTGTTGGCTGGACGAGGCCTGTTTTGTTTGAATGGTATAGTTACGAACCAATTGTGTCAATAAAATCGAGAGGTAACTCTTAATGATTGAATCGGAAAATTCGCGATTGGAAAAATATTCCTCAATGATTGTATCTAAAGTCACGCGAACTTCACTATTTTCGGCCTGTTTATGGAAGATCAAATAATTGTTTTGTGGATCACCATCCTTATTAGTTACCCGATTAATTAGAAATTCATAAAGAATACTTTTATTGCGGCGCAGATCGTTTAACAAGTTGATGCTGATATTTTGATCTCTAAATAGCAGGTTGATCAAAATATCATTGTCGCCAAGATAACCGATCGAATGCTGGCTACCAACATCTAATAACACTAAATCACCAGCTTTTAAATGGACCTTCTTACCATTGATTATTTCATCGGCCTTACCAGACAACATATAATTCATTTCGAGAAAAGTGTGGGTGTGCGTCGGGTAAGGGGCGTAGCGATTATGCTTGCTAATATAAATATCTTTATTGCGGAAAAAATAATTATTTAAAACTGGTATATGTCGTGTTGCAGATAAACCGGTATTAATGGCCGAGGTTGGAATGTCATCGTGAAAAATATCACTATTTTTTTGCTCTTGTTCAATTAACGTGGGTTCTTTAAGTAAATCAAGGATACTTTGCTTCAAAACGAGGTGCCTCCTGTAAATATGATATTTTTGTTCAGACTTTATGATATTGCCATCATATCATGAAAGCGGTTAATATGAAATTGCAATTAAGTCATTATTATTTATTATTCTTTTAGGAGGTTAAGGCATGGCTGAAGGATCATTAAAGTCCACGGTACGTGTTTCAATCACAAATTTCCTTGATTCGGGTTGTATTGTTGCCGGATCAGTTGGGATGGCGTCTTGGAGCTCACACTTTGGTCTTAGCACATTTCAAATAGGTATTTTAGGTGCCTTGTCGGCTAACGCATTTGGGGCCGCTTTAGGCGCACTGATCGGGGGACCTTTATCTGATAAGTATGGCCGTCGTTTCATTTATGTTTATGACATGTTAGTTTATATGGTCGGTTGCTTGATGTGCGTATTTGCTAATAGTTTTGCGTTCCTGTTAGCAGGTTTCATCATCACTGGGATCGCCGTTGGTGCTGGGGTTCCAGCATCCTGGTCATATATTGGTGAAACAGCTGCAGGTAATGAACGGGCAAAAAATATTGGGGTTTCCCAGTTTGCTTGGTCACTTGGTCCAGCAGTGATTTTCATTGCGGCATTATTGGTCGCACCATTAGGCTTGTTAGGTTACCGCTTGATTTTTGTTGGTTTGGCTATCGTTGCTTTTATCGCTTGGAACTTGCAGCGGACATTGCCAGAATCACAAGATTGGTTGGATCAGAAGGCGGAAGAAAAGAAGACTGGACATAAGAGCAAGGCAGATGCCCATCCGTACCGCACCTTATTCTCCAACAAAACTTCCATCAAATGGTTATTCTTCCTGATCGGTGTTTACGCTTTATGGAATTTAGTTGCTGGTTCTCAAGGTATGTTTTTACCGTATATTTTTGAAAGTGTTGTTAAGCTTGATGCAACACAATCTAGTTTGTTGAATATTGTGATCTGGGTATTGACCGCTTGTGGCACTTACTTTGGTTTTGCCAAGT
This is a stretch of genomic DNA from Loigolactobacillus coryniformis subsp. coryniformis KCTC 3167 = DSM 20001. It encodes these proteins:
- a CDS encoding zinc-binding alcohol dehydrogenase family protein: MTTIKTIEIDQGQFIDGQKESELAQGHDLLVKVAAVSLNPVDLKHVATFKAGDLRIVGYDSVGTVIGVGEQVTDFQIGDQVYYAGTTTRDGSFQEAQLIDERLVAKKPAQLAVAEAAAFPLVSLTAYELLFEKFNFIAQAGANKGKSILLVNGAGGVGSVASQLAKWAGLTVYATASPRNFDWLTQHGVDVPVDYHAGQPNSLEQFADNQFDAIAVFYSIESYLPRMVELAKPFGHIGTIVGTQKPIDIALLKNKALSFDWEFMFTKAREQYRMASQGQILSQITDLLAAGDLKSITTKTYQGLNAANLNAASELLAAGHTVGKITLIV
- the ltrA gene encoding group II intron reverse transcriptase/maturase translates to MRKSQKTELADYRQRNRLEAKGYAGARSTIGGEVNQLVGETKLMDAILKRNNLNDAYLRIKRNKGVAGIDGMSIKAMLPYLKEHRESLIEAVRTGHYQPKPVKRVRIPKPNGGQRKLGIPTVIDRLRQQAVAQVLNRIYEPKFIDNSYGFRPQRSAHQALLRACRYYNEGYKVVVDLDMKQYFDTVNHDKLMAILARDIHESMVLRLIRRFLTSGIMVNQLLIANEQGTPQGGNLSPLLANIYLNEFDQLLKARGHKFVRYADDCNIYVKSKRAGTRVLASCTKYLEGKLKLTVNQVKSIVGSPTKQKFLGFCISPTKQGARLRPHRQAKLRIKAKLKQITKRNRGRSLDLIMHEVRQVMTGWLNYYGIGRMKEFIHGLNQWLKHRLRQYAWKQWKKIGTKIVNLIKLGISRHDAWIWANTRKGYWAISGHGVVNYSMKNEVLARWGYQDIAQQYEHIHSNY
- a CDS encoding NAD(P)-dependent alcohol dehydrogenase codes for the protein MKIQAAVVDKQGAQFTMKNDIELAEMQDDDIQVHMVASGVCHSDEALRKGDATIGYPIILGHEGSGIVEKVGSHVQNFKPGDHVIMSFYACGNCENCLKGIPTQCLHYADNNLSGVRPDGTAHFTENGEKIADMFDQSSFTTTTVVRERNAVKVPKDLDLRKLGPLGCGYVTGSGTVLNTLQPRPGDTIAVFGTGAVGLAAMMAGRISGCTRVIAVDIVDERLALAKELGATNTINSKNEDPVAAIKALTNGHGVTYAVDTTGVTAVMESSIKALAQGGVSACIAVTAHHIDVDTWNDLCVDDKSVIGVNMGDSIPQIDIPRLLEFYRQGMFDFDKTEKFYKFAEINQANADSISGKTIKPILVIDPDYQPGK
- a CDS encoding AraC family transcriptional regulator, with translation MKQSILDLLKEPTLIEQEQKNSDIFHDDIPTSAINTGLSATRHIPVLNNYFFRNKDIYISKHNRYAPYPTHTHTFLEMNYMLSGKADEIINGKKVHLKAGDLVLLDVGSQHSIGYLGDNDILINLLFRDQNISINLLNDLRRNKSILYEFLINRVTNKDGDPQNNYLIFHKQAENSEVRVTLDTIIEEYFSNREFSDSIIKSYLSILLTQLVRNYTIQTKQASSSQQLMIKILRDIIQNYQNITLDKIARKYNYNKNYLSNIFKQEVGKTFSEALTQERMIQAHTLITSTTLPITDIIEKVGISNKNFFYDKYKKQYHIMPSAARKQASK
- a CDS encoding MFS transporter produces the protein MAEGSLKSTVRVSITNFLDSGCIVAGSVGMASWSSHFGLSTFQIGILGALSANAFGAALGALIGGPLSDKYGRRFIYVYDMLVYMVGCLMCVFANSFAFLLAGFIITGIAVGAGVPASWSYIGETAAGNERAKNIGVSQFAWSLGPAVIFIAALLVAPLGLLGYRLIFVGLAIVAFIAWNLQRTLPESQDWLDQKAEEKKTGHKSKADAHPYRTLFSNKTSIKWLFFLIGVYALWNLVAGSQGMFLPYIFESVVKLDATQSSLLNIVIWVLTACGTYFGFAKYGDKVNHRLFFAIGATMALLSWIILTLFGMSQSWALWIFAALWGISAGIGAQAWYALWATELFPTQFRAGSQGIMFFIVRASAGAYTIFVPTIMEKLGFSVGGYIMIAILIVSLLVGIIWTPKTRGKSLEEITKEQYGEDFLTQSQRDTLNK